Proteins from a single region of Psychrobacter cryohalolentis K5:
- a CDS encoding LysE family translocator, with translation MSWHLFAVFFASTFFISATPGPNMLLAFQYGINYGVKRTLWTLAGLSLGLFILLLSTLLGLDVISRQSPWLLTVIKTVGALYLVYLGVASWRDSGSNSSLMNDANAMSEEISAELTTSSNRTDSIHKSETLKPRSLSSAAVKMAPSNAMLFRTGMWVSLSNPKAILFFAAFFPKFINFGAPLWPQYIVLTLGLFLSETIWQIIYTLGGKKLAGWLDVGKRLAWLNRGCGIIFILIAAALLADVFNSFMI, from the coding sequence ATGTCTTGGCATCTGTTTGCGGTATTTTTTGCAAGTACGTTTTTTATCTCAGCGACACCGGGCCCGAATATGCTACTGGCATTTCAATATGGGATTAATTACGGAGTCAAGCGGACATTATGGACGCTAGCAGGTCTCAGTCTTGGGCTCTTTATCCTGTTGCTCTCAACGCTACTAGGCTTGGATGTCATTAGCCGTCAGTCACCATGGTTATTGACGGTCATTAAAACAGTCGGTGCCCTTTACCTTGTTTATTTGGGTGTTGCATCGTGGCGTGATAGTGGCAGCAATAGTAGCTTAATGAATGACGCCAATGCTATGAGCGAAGAAATTAGCGCAGAGTTAACAACAAGCTCAAATCGCACTGATAGCATTCATAAATCTGAGACACTCAAGCCGCGCTCGCTCTCTAGTGCTGCGGTCAAGATGGCACCTAGTAATGCTATGCTATTTCGCACAGGGATGTGGGTATCACTTTCTAACCCAAAGGCGATTTTATTTTTTGCTGCCTTCTTTCCTAAGTTCATTAATTTTGGTGCGCCACTATGGCCGCAATATATTGTGCTTACCTTAGGACTGTTTCTCAGTGAGACGATTTGGCAGATAATATATACATTAGGCGGTAAAAAGCTGGCAGGGTGGTTAGATGTTGGTAAGCGTTTAGCTTGGCTTAATCGTGGTTGCGGCATTATATTTATATTAATTGCAGCCGCTTTATTAGCTGATGTGTTCAATAGTTTTATGATTTAA
- a CDS encoding PspC domain-containing protein: MAKLAKLHRSQNNRMIAGVMGGIAEYVGWSPTWVRVLFFIISTLSAAVPGILIYIILWIIMPKANGQSYQ; this comes from the coding sequence TTGGCTAAGCTAGCAAAATTACATCGTTCACAGAATAATCGCATGATAGCGGGCGTGATGGGTGGCATTGCAGAATATGTCGGTTGGTCACCAACTTGGGTGAGAGTACTGTTTTTTATTATCTCAACTTTGAGTGCTGCAGTACCTGGTATTTTGATTTATATCATATTATGGATCATTATGCCGAAGGCAAATGGTCAGTCTTATCAGTAA
- a CDS encoding UPF0149 family protein: MNDNISGWNTWLKAFDDWTDVSISEVHGLMTGLMTACDAPDEQVWAKVFEELSFAPLPDEALTLLTEEAEDTVFQLKDKDDAYSYTPLVPDDEHDLYERVMALKQWANGFMTGFGITDCRLSSEENEMLTDLAKIGGIRLEDDEDFEGGEESYLYIYEFARMVPVSFATRQRKPVKDIALIAGLAIDAKTTKELQSEGKVSKPMPPVIDVMNQNHPS, translated from the coding sequence ATGAATGACAATATCTCTGGCTGGAATACGTGGCTAAAGGCTTTTGACGACTGGACTGATGTGTCTATCAGTGAGGTACATGGTCTAATGACGGGGCTGATGACTGCTTGCGACGCGCCTGATGAACAGGTATGGGCCAAGGTATTTGAAGAATTGAGTTTTGCGCCATTACCTGACGAAGCGTTGACCTTGCTGACTGAAGAAGCCGAAGACACCGTATTTCAGCTAAAAGACAAGGATGATGCTTATTCCTATACGCCGCTTGTGCCAGATGATGAACATGACCTATACGAGCGCGTAATGGCATTGAAACAGTGGGCAAATGGTTTTATGACAGGTTTTGGTATCACTGATTGTCGTCTGAGCAGTGAAGAAAACGAGATGCTTACTGATTTGGCAAAAATTGGTGGCATTCGTTTAGAAGACGACGAAGATTTTGAAGGCGGCGAAGAGTCTTATTTGTACATTTATGAATTTGCCCGTATGGTACCAGTGAGCTTTGCCACTCGTCAGCGTAAGCCTGTGAAAGACATTGCGTTGATTGCGGGACTGGCTATCGATGCCAAAACCACTAAAGAGTTACAATCAGAAGGTAAGGTGTCAAAACCGATGCCACCTGTCATTGATGTGATGAATCAGAATCATCCATCGTAA
- the miaB gene encoding tRNA (N6-isopentenyl adenosine(37)-C2)-methylthiotransferase MiaB, translating to MSVTVFNPRIDDAAASDITAVTPVITALNELSSAQAPVEKAATKKVFVTTQGCQMNVYDSGKMLDVLGDSHGMEVTHNIDEADVLLMNTCSIREKAQEKVFSELGRWRKLKEKRPDLVIGVGGCVASQEGDNIQKRAPYVDMVFGPQTLHRLPELYDQSHQQREIAPKNRIGTVDVSFPSIEKFDFLPEPRVEGFKAFVSIMEGCSKYCSFCVVPYTRGEELSRPLDDVLAEIDSLAAQGVREINLLGQNVNGYRGEKDDGSICRFAELLHYVSHVDGVERIRYTTSHPLEFTDDIIDAYAQLPELVSHLHLPVQSGSNAILAAMKRNHTIDVYINQINKLKAIRPDIHLSSDFIIGFPGETDQDFQDTLNLAKELNFDHSYSFIYSKRPGTPAAELPDDVSFKTKKERLAEFQKVIIDSTLAKTHEMVGTTTRVLVEQVANRHPDCLIGTADNTRTVMFPYDVDKMDEMLGKIVSVRITDFVSPHMVKGEIEAVLA from the coding sequence ATGAGTGTTACTGTATTCAATCCCCGCATCGATGACGCTGCTGCCTCTGACATTACCGCTGTCACGCCTGTGATCACCGCACTCAATGAACTAAGTTCAGCACAAGCTCCTGTCGAAAAAGCAGCTACCAAAAAGGTGTTTGTCACCACCCAAGGCTGTCAGATGAATGTCTATGACTCGGGCAAAATGCTTGATGTGCTTGGTGACTCACATGGCATGGAAGTGACGCATAATATCGACGAAGCCGATGTACTGCTGATGAATACTTGCTCCATTCGCGAAAAAGCCCAAGAAAAAGTCTTTTCAGAATTGGGTCGCTGGCGCAAATTGAAAGAAAAACGCCCTGATCTTGTTATTGGTGTTGGTGGTTGTGTGGCTTCGCAAGAAGGCGATAACATTCAAAAGCGCGCGCCTTATGTCGATATGGTATTCGGTCCGCAAACGTTGCACCGTTTGCCAGAGCTGTATGACCAATCGCATCAACAGCGTGAGATTGCGCCTAAGAACCGTATTGGTACGGTGGATGTATCCTTCCCAAGTATCGAAAAGTTTGATTTTTTACCAGAGCCAAGAGTAGAAGGATTTAAAGCTTTTGTTTCCATTATGGAAGGCTGCTCTAAGTATTGCTCATTCTGCGTCGTGCCTTATACACGTGGTGAAGAATTGTCACGTCCACTGGACGATGTATTGGCTGAAATTGACAGCTTAGCGGCACAAGGTGTGCGTGAAATCAATCTACTCGGTCAAAACGTTAATGGCTATCGCGGCGAAAAAGACGATGGCAGTATTTGCCGTTTCGCAGAACTCTTACATTATGTGTCACACGTCGATGGTGTTGAGCGTATTCGTTATACAACCAGCCATCCGCTAGAGTTCACTGATGATATCATTGACGCTTACGCGCAACTGCCAGAGCTGGTATCACACTTGCATCTGCCTGTACAAAGCGGCTCAAATGCGATATTGGCAGCAATGAAGCGCAATCATACGATTGATGTTTATATCAATCAAATTAATAAGCTCAAAGCCATACGCCCTGATATTCACTTATCAAGCGACTTTATTATTGGCTTTCCAGGTGAGACAGATCAAGATTTCCAAGATACGCTGAACTTGGCAAAAGAGTTAAACTTTGATCACTCTTATAGCTTTATCTATTCTAAGCGTCCAGGTACGCCAGCAGCAGAACTACCGGACGATGTGAGCTTCAAAACTAAGAAAGAGCGCTTGGCAGAATTCCAAAAAGTTATTATCGACTCAACGCTTGCTAAAACCCATGAGATGGTCGGCACCACGACTCGCGTATTAGTTGAGCAAGTCGCCAATCGTCATCCTGATTGTTTAATTGGTACAGCAGACAATACCCGTACCGTAATGTTCCCTTACGATGTTGATAAAATGGATGAGATGTTGGGTAAAATTGTGAGTGTACGTATTACTGATTTTGTGAGTCCGCACATGGTAAAAGGCGAGATTGAAGCAGTTTTAGCTTAA
- a CDS encoding nucleoside deaminase has translation MITGNDDKADDMIHLRRSIELATEALEAGDEPFGSVLVAGDGQVLHEDRNRANSVDATYHPEIAVVQWAAKHMTAEARAQAVVYTSGEHCAMCSAAHAWSGLGRIVYVSSSKQLDEWMQEMGVKSSSPINSLSIQEVAPNVPVEGPIAGLDAEVKMLQQRAFQRR, from the coding sequence ATGATAACTGGGAATGATGATAAAGCCGATGATATGATCCATTTGCGCCGCTCTATTGAGCTTGCTACCGAAGCCTTAGAGGCAGGTGATGAGCCATTTGGGAGTGTGTTGGTCGCTGGTGATGGTCAAGTGTTGCACGAAGACCGTAATCGCGCCAATAGCGTCGATGCTACTTATCACCCTGAGATTGCTGTTGTCCAATGGGCAGCAAAGCATATGACGGCTGAAGCGCGTGCGCAAGCAGTGGTTTATACTTCCGGTGAGCATTGTGCTATGTGCTCCGCCGCTCATGCGTGGTCAGGGCTTGGTCGCATTGTTTATGTTAGCTCCTCAAAACAGTTGGATGAATGGATGCAGGAGATGGGTGTAAAATCTTCATCACCAATCAATTCATTAAGTATTCAAGAGGTAGCACCAAATGTGCCAGTTGAAGGTCCGATTGCTGGATTAGATGCAGAAGTAAAAATGCTGCAACAACGTGCATTTCAAAGACGCTAA
- a CDS encoding cell division protein ZapA: protein MTDNHNKIIEKQKNSPVKNAQVETNQVKNSQAQKTVSTNADTQSSPTAKVNSAPEPQIKKVDIAIAGITYPIYCPVHEQEELRSAVSYINDYALNLKRDAPSLSQESLLVLCCLDLYEKIQTHERNEEDRGQQDKQSVALLNKVIQDAHSIL, encoded by the coding sequence ATGACCGACAACCATAACAAAATCATTGAAAAACAGAAAAACAGCCCAGTAAAGAATGCTCAAGTAGAAACCAACCAAGTAAAAAATAGTCAGGCACAGAAAACTGTATCAACTAATGCAGATACGCAAAGCAGCCCCACTGCTAAAGTAAATAGCGCACCTGAGCCGCAAATCAAGAAAGTCGATATTGCGATTGCTGGCATTACTTATCCTATCTACTGCCCAGTACATGAACAAGAAGAGTTGCGTTCAGCAGTTTCTTATATCAATGACTATGCGCTAAATTTAAAGAGAGATGCACCAAGCCTTAGCCAAGAAAGCTTATTGGTACTATGCTGCTTAGACTTATATGAGAAAATCCAAACTCATGAAAGAAATGAAGAAGATCGCGGGCAACAGGACAAGCAATCTGTAGCTCTACTGAATAAAGTCATCCAAGATGCCCACTCTATTTTATAA
- a CDS encoding lytic transglycosylase domain-containing protein: protein MKKPQVAPDMIDKNTYQNDTHKSSKKMTLKKSALSLAAAVGALGFSQVACAELTWGESGSSEQQGKYQVERYQPDGYQPNSQQNTSQQSTFQQNNAYQPDNGVGSFTAAAIAAERGDVNALYNYEQAMSGGLFAMYPTYWRMNVDLNSQSPAAVSQFVRQYPDTVMAEKLAADFAETKAGSNDYAAVRQVANLITNADDSEKCAVALGFNNGGDTMRAMAAKSDVWLTTKKQPALCDQLALEMNNNALISNPERVSRLKRMLRKGKTGDIMALSSRLGMPIPYASLSDIQLNPSSFFSRFAREPASQTNQYLYLYAMGRVAEKSYREAALQLEFDIKQDNQRSAKLLTDDTRRAAYRTLGVQRMNHNTDDGFNVEAVDWFRNSLDSDFSFEEAEYYAMAAIRFSRWDDVVEAISRMDAETQKANQWQYWLARAYEQSNDGNKRNTAKKMYQNLAKSNEYYGLMAKEKVGQRFDASRLGGSNLPNVSSADRARVMQNQHFARAFALYNADASRAYANREWNWAVKKARDNRDEKLIIAAARQAYDMGWLDRAIYAIDNTDNVNSLAISHPMPHQDAVVRYSQSAGIDPAWAYGIMRQESRFVASARSNVGASGLMQVMPDTAKYIARNLGETYSASRANSGDTNIRYGTWYMGDIFGKLNSQPVLATAGYNAGPNNAKRWQPTYGSLAADQYVESIAFPETRNYVKHVMENATIYSSLLGNGQPITQRMGTVPAAF, encoded by the coding sequence ATGAAAAAGCCGCAGGTTGCTCCTGATATGATTGATAAAAACACCTATCAAAATGACACACATAAGAGTTCTAAAAAAATGACGCTTAAAAAAAGCGCGCTGAGCTTGGCAGCGGCTGTCGGTGCTTTGGGCTTTTCGCAAGTAGCCTGTGCAGAATTGACATGGGGTGAGAGCGGCAGTTCTGAGCAACAAGGCAAATATCAAGTAGAGCGCTATCAGCCTGATGGCTATCAACCAAACAGTCAACAAAACACTTCTCAACAAAGTACTTTTCAACAAAACAATGCTTATCAACCAGACAATGGGGTGGGTTCATTCACCGCAGCAGCCATTGCGGCAGAGCGCGGTGATGTCAATGCGCTTTATAATTATGAGCAAGCTATGAGCGGTGGCTTATTTGCCATGTATCCTACTTACTGGCGGATGAATGTAGATTTGAATTCGCAAAGCCCTGCGGCAGTGTCGCAGTTTGTGCGCCAATATCCAGATACGGTCATGGCAGAAAAACTGGCCGCTGATTTTGCTGAAACCAAAGCGGGTTCAAATGATTATGCTGCCGTGCGCCAAGTGGCAAATCTGATCACCAATGCCGATGACAGTGAGAAGTGCGCCGTTGCGCTTGGGTTTAATAATGGCGGCGATACCATGCGTGCTATGGCAGCGAAGTCTGATGTCTGGTTGACGACCAAAAAACAGCCAGCTCTATGTGATCAGCTAGCGCTTGAGATGAATAACAATGCCTTAATTAGCAATCCAGAGAGAGTCTCTCGCCTCAAACGTATGCTGCGTAAAGGCAAAACCGGTGATATCATGGCGTTATCTTCGCGCTTAGGTATGCCCATTCCTTATGCATCACTGAGTGACATCCAGCTTAATCCATCATCGTTCTTTAGCCGTTTCGCCCGCGAACCTGCCAGCCAAACCAATCAATATTTGTATCTTTATGCGATGGGACGTGTCGCCGAAAAGTCTTATCGTGAGGCGGCGTTGCAGTTAGAGTTTGATATAAAGCAAGACAATCAGCGTTCAGCCAAACTGTTAACCGATGATACTCGCCGCGCAGCTTATCGTACTCTTGGTGTACAGCGCATGAATCACAATACCGATGATGGCTTTAACGTTGAAGCCGTCGACTGGTTCCGTAACAGCTTAGACAGTGACTTTAGTTTTGAAGAAGCAGAATATTATGCCATGGCAGCGATTCGTTTTAGTCGCTGGGATGATGTGGTCGAAGCCATCTCAAGAATGGATGCCGAAACCCAAAAAGCCAATCAATGGCAGTATTGGTTGGCACGCGCTTATGAGCAGTCAAATGATGGCAACAAGCGCAATACTGCTAAGAAAATGTATCAAAATCTCGCTAAAAGTAACGAATATTATGGTTTGATGGCAAAGGAAAAAGTTGGTCAACGTTTTGATGCCAGCCGTTTGGGTGGTAGTAATTTACCTAATGTCAGTAGCGCTGATCGTGCGCGCGTCATGCAAAATCAACATTTTGCCCGTGCATTTGCGTTATATAACGCTGATGCCAGCCGAGCTTATGCCAATCGTGAGTGGAACTGGGCGGTCAAAAAAGCACGTGATAACCGTGATGAAAAATTAATCATTGCAGCAGCGCGTCAAGCCTATGATATGGGCTGGCTAGACCGTGCGATATATGCCATTGACAATACTGACAACGTCAATAGTCTTGCAATATCGCATCCGATGCCGCACCAAGATGCTGTAGTACGCTATAGCCAGTCGGCTGGTATCGATCCCGCTTGGGCATATGGCATCATGCGTCAAGAGAGCCGATTTGTAGCCTCTGCGCGCTCAAATGTCGGCGCAAGTGGACTTATGCAAGTCATGCCAGATACCGCAAAATATATTGCTCGCAATTTGGGCGAGACATATAGCGCAAGTCGTGCCAATAGCGGTGATACCAATATCCGTTATGGTACATGGTATATGGGTGATATCTTTGGGAAGCTAAACAGTCAGCCTGTATTGGCGACGGCGGGCTACAATGCTGGTCCAAACAATGCCAAGCGTTGGCAGCCAACCTATGGCTCATTGGCAGCGGATCAGTACGTTGAGTCTATTGCTTTTCCTGAAACACGGAATTATGTCAAACATGTGATGGAAAATGCCACCATCTATAGCAGCTTATTGGGTAATGGTCAGCCAATCACTCAGCGTATGGGTACCGTACCTGCCGCATTTTAA
- the glyQ gene encoding glycine--tRNA ligase subunit alpha, translated as MTFQDLIMTLQNYWADKGCVILQPYDMEVGAGTFHTATFLRSLGPERWNAAYVQPSRRPTDGRYGDNPNRLQHYYQFQVVLKPNPLNIQELYLGSLEAIGIDPLVHDVRFVEDNWESPTLGAWGLGWEIWLNGMEVTQFTYFQQVGGIECFPVTGEITYGLERLAMYVQGVDSVYDLVWADGEFGRVTYGDVFHQNEVEQSTYNFEHADVPMMGQMFDFYEQQADKLVAEGLPLPAYEMVLKASHAFNLLDARGAISVTERQRFILRVRTLARKVAIGYVEARAKLGFPLADEAHRQAALDKYLPKEDVATENTDNNQTTNNNK; from the coding sequence ATGACATTTCAAGATTTAATCATGACCTTGCAGAATTATTGGGCGGATAAGGGCTGCGTGATCTTACAGCCTTATGATATGGAAGTCGGCGCAGGTACATTTCATACCGCAACATTTTTGCGCTCATTAGGTCCTGAGCGCTGGAACGCGGCCTATGTGCAGCCATCACGTCGTCCAACCGATGGTCGCTACGGTGACAACCCAAATCGTTTACAACATTATTATCAGTTTCAAGTGGTGCTTAAGCCCAATCCGCTTAATATCCAAGAGCTGTATTTAGGCTCACTTGAGGCGATTGGTATTGATCCATTGGTGCATGATGTGCGTTTTGTGGAAGACAACTGGGAATCGCCAACGCTAGGTGCGTGGGGACTTGGTTGGGAGATTTGGCTCAATGGTATGGAAGTCACTCAGTTTACTTATTTCCAGCAAGTGGGCGGTATTGAATGTTTCCCTGTGACAGGTGAGATTACCTATGGTCTTGAGCGCTTGGCAATGTATGTGCAAGGCGTCGATAGCGTTTATGATTTGGTTTGGGCAGATGGCGAGTTTGGTCGCGTTACTTATGGTGATGTCTTTCATCAAAACGAAGTTGAGCAGTCTACCTATAACTTTGAACACGCCGATGTGCCAATGATGGGTCAGATGTTCGACTTTTATGAGCAGCAAGCGGATAAGCTTGTGGCTGAAGGTTTGCCACTACCAGCCTATGAGATGGTACTAAAAGCCTCACATGCTTTTAACTTGCTTGATGCGCGCGGTGCCATTTCAGTGACTGAGCGTCAGCGTTTTATCCTACGTGTGCGTACGCTTGCTCGTAAGGTTGCTATTGGTTATGTCGAAGCACGCGCTAAGCTGGGCTTTCCGTTGGCGGATGAGGCGCATCGTCAAGCGGCGCTCGATAAGTATTTGCCAAAAGAAGATGTGGCAACTGAAAACACAGATAACAACCAAACTACTAATAACAATAAATAG
- the glyS gene encoding glycine--tRNA ligase subunit beta codes for MSTILFELGCEELPPKSLKPLRDALQESVTEQLADANISFDSIKAFAAPRRLAIQIQGISDKQPDRTEEKRGPAIKAAFDADGNPTRAAMGFAKGLGIEASKLTTINTDKGDYVGYVQTIQGQATTELLPAIFQTALDNLPIAKRMRSGASRNEFVRPIQWAVLMQNDAVVDATIQGHQTGTQTRGHRFHSPDYHNIAHANDYEQLLDGLKVVADFDKRQMLIKNQVKALADEVSSDAIVPQSLLDEVTALVDFPIALRASFEARFLQVPQEALISTMQADQKYFCLTDKAGKLQPYFIFITNIESKDPNQIIEGNEKVVRPRLADAEFFFLQDQKQPLFALTESLKTRVFQDKLGTIWEKSERIAKLAAFIAALMQQQGQQIDIDQTVRAGILSKADLASSLVGEYPELQGIAGTYYARLNDEPEAVAASLEEQYLPKFSGDVLPQTPVGICLALADRLDTLVGIFAIDQAPTGSKDPFSLRRSAIGILRILIEKQLPINLVALIEQAIKGYSTAEGSKIDKMGDTFTQVMAFLNSRYRAMYTEQGVNVDTIQAVQAINPHMPLDFDQRIRAVQTFSNLPQASMLADSNKRVANILAKSEVSVADTVDEALLSEPAEQNLYASVKQAQTVVQPLLEQADYTQVLQTLASLDEPLTQFFDNVMVNSEDTALKANRLALLKQVRALFLTVADISELQL; via the coding sequence ATGAGTACTATTCTATTTGAACTGGGGTGTGAAGAGCTGCCTCCAAAAAGTCTAAAACCTTTACGTGACGCATTACAAGAAAGTGTTACCGAGCAATTAGCAGACGCTAATATCAGCTTCGATAGTATCAAAGCCTTTGCGGCACCGCGTCGTTTAGCAATACAGATTCAAGGCATTAGCGATAAACAGCCGGATCGTACTGAGGAAAAACGTGGACCTGCGATTAAAGCTGCCTTTGATGCTGATGGTAATCCTACCCGTGCGGCGATGGGCTTTGCAAAAGGTTTGGGTATTGAAGCCAGCAAGTTGACCACTATTAATACCGATAAAGGTGATTACGTCGGTTATGTGCAAACGATTCAGGGTCAAGCAACCACTGAGCTGCTACCTGCTATTTTTCAAACTGCACTTGATAATTTGCCGATTGCTAAACGTATGCGTTCAGGCGCGAGCCGTAATGAGTTCGTGCGTCCCATACAGTGGGCAGTCTTGATGCAAAATGATGCTGTCGTTGATGCCACTATCCAAGGTCATCAGACAGGGACGCAAACTCGTGGTCATCGCTTCCATAGCCCTGATTACCATAACATTGCGCATGCCAATGATTATGAGCAACTGCTTGATGGTTTAAAAGTCGTAGCTGATTTTGATAAGCGTCAAATGCTGATTAAAAACCAAGTCAAGGCATTGGCAGATGAGGTTAGTTCTGACGCTATCGTGCCGCAGAGTTTATTAGATGAAGTCACCGCATTGGTTGATTTCCCTATTGCCCTGCGTGCAAGCTTTGAAGCGCGTTTTTTACAAGTGCCGCAAGAAGCGCTTATCTCTACCATGCAAGCGGATCAAAAGTATTTTTGCTTAACCGATAAAGCAGGCAAATTGCAGCCTTACTTTATTTTTATTACCAATATTGAGTCAAAAGATCCTAATCAAATTATTGAAGGTAATGAGAAAGTCGTGCGTCCACGCTTGGCTGATGCAGAGTTTTTCTTCTTACAAGATCAAAAGCAGCCATTATTTGCGCTGACAGAAAGCCTAAAAACTCGCGTCTTCCAAGACAAGCTGGGTACGATTTGGGAAAAATCTGAGCGCATTGCTAAGCTTGCCGCCTTTATTGCCGCCTTAATGCAACAGCAAGGTCAGCAAATTGATATCGATCAAACAGTGCGTGCAGGTATTTTGTCCAAAGCAGACTTGGCAAGTTCACTGGTCGGTGAATATCCTGAATTACAAGGTATCGCTGGTACTTACTATGCACGTTTGAATGATGAGCCAGAAGCCGTAGCAGCCAGTTTAGAAGAGCAGTATTTGCCCAAGTTCAGTGGTGATGTATTACCACAGACGCCAGTTGGTATTTGCTTAGCATTAGCAGATCGTTTGGACACGCTCGTCGGTATTTTTGCCATTGACCAAGCACCGACAGGTTCAAAAGATCCGTTCAGTTTACGTCGTTCAGCGATTGGTATCCTGCGTATTCTCATTGAAAAGCAGCTGCCAATTAATCTAGTGGCTCTCATTGAGCAAGCCATTAAGGGCTATAGTACCGCGGAAGGTAGCAAGATTGACAAGATGGGCGACACATTTACCCAAGTGATGGCATTTTTGAACTCGCGCTATCGGGCGATGTATACCGAGCAAGGCGTTAACGTCGATACCATCCAAGCAGTACAGGCGATTAACCCGCATATGCCGCTTGATTTTGATCAGCGTATTCGTGCCGTTCAAACGTTTAGCAACTTACCTCAAGCGTCGATGCTTGCTGATTCAAACAAACGTGTCGCCAATATTTTAGCCAAGTCAGAAGTGAGCGTTGCTGACACTGTTGATGAAGCTCTACTATCTGAACCTGCTGAGCAAAATTTATATGCGAGTGTGAAGCAAGCACAGACAGTGGTACAACCATTACTTGAGCAGGCTGACTATACGCAAGTATTGCAAACGCTTGCTAGCTTAGATGAGCCGTTGACGCAATTCTTTGATAATGTGATGGTCAACAGTGAAGATACGGCGCTTAAAGCCAACCGCTTAGCGTTGCTTAAGCAAGTACGCGCATTGTTTTTAACTGTAGCTGATATCAGTGAGCTACAGTTATAG
- the argE gene encoding acetylornithine deacetylase, giving the protein MTVSTRTDGLSHAVMDTDYPSNSIDWLTRLIAFDTVSRHSNLALIEDVQRYCEQLGLSVDLTFNDAKNKANLFVTVAAGGNANSSADIINHGLVLSGHTDVVPVDGQAWTSEPFTATIRGDKLYGRGACDMKGFIACALTLLPKAVKLSSSGQLSRPLHLALSFDEEVGCLGAPLILADLKARGITPDYCIVGEPTNMAMVVAHKGIAVYRCRVHGKSAHSSLTATGVNAISYASRLIGYVDTLAEEISHRDDNDALFDVPYSTLSVGTIQGGTATNIVPNLCEFTFDYRNLPHMTQDDILLPIQAKVAELSAQMQARAADTGIELTQEESVPAMTDNDSAELQALIAALTGDTQRHKVAYATEGGQFTNSGIPTIICGPGSIEQAHKADEYVKLNEIERCDSFLQRLLESCTMDK; this is encoded by the coding sequence ATGACTGTATCAACTCGTACTGATGGCTTATCTCACGCTGTAATGGATACTGATTATCCATCGAATAGCATTGACTGGCTTACAAGGCTGATTGCTTTTGATACGGTCAGTCGCCATTCAAACTTGGCATTGATTGAAGACGTGCAACGCTATTGTGAGCAATTAGGCTTAAGCGTAGATTTGACCTTTAATGATGCCAAAAATAAAGCCAATTTATTTGTCACCGTAGCAGCAGGTGGTAATGCTAATAGCAGTGCTGATATCATCAATCATGGTTTGGTGCTATCAGGGCATACTGATGTCGTACCAGTTGATGGTCAAGCATGGACATCAGAGCCATTTACTGCGACGATTCGTGGTGACAAGCTATATGGACGCGGTGCTTGCGATATGAAAGGCTTTATTGCGTGTGCGCTAACTTTATTACCAAAAGCGGTGAAGTTATCGAGTAGTGGTCAGCTGAGTCGTCCTCTTCATTTGGCATTGTCATTTGATGAAGAGGTTGGCTGCTTGGGTGCGCCATTAATTTTGGCAGACTTAAAAGCTCGCGGTATTACGCCTGATTATTGTATCGTCGGTGAGCCCACCAATATGGCAATGGTCGTGGCGCATAAAGGTATTGCTGTTTATCGCTGCCGCGTCCACGGCAAATCTGCGCACTCATCATTAACAGCAACAGGTGTAAACGCCATCAGTTATGCCAGTCGTTTGATTGGCTATGTTGATACCTTGGCAGAAGAAATAAGCCATCGTGATGATAATGATGCACTGTTCGATGTCCCTTATTCGACATTGTCTGTGGGCACCATACAAGGTGGTACAGCGACCAATATTGTGCCCAATTTGTGTGAGTTCACCTTTGATTATCGCAACCTGCCACATATGACGCAGGACGACATTCTGCTACCGATTCAAGCAAAAGTTGCAGAATTAAGCGCACAAATGCAAGCGCGCGCTGCCGATACCGGCATTGAGCTGACACAAGAAGAAAGCGTACCGGCAATGACAGATAATGATAGTGCCGAGCTACAAGCATTGATAGCAGCACTGACAGGTGACACTCAACGCCATAAAGTTGCTTACGCTACTGAAGGCGGGCAGTTTACTAATAGCGGTATCCCAACGATTATCTGTGGTCCCGGCAGTATTGAGCAGGCGCATAAAGCCGATGAATATGTTAAGTTAAATGAGATTGAGCGCTGTGATAGCTTCTTACAGCGTCTATTAGAAAGTTGTACTATGGATAAATAA